A stretch of Triticum aestivum cultivar Chinese Spring chromosome 1D, IWGSC CS RefSeq v2.1, whole genome shotgun sequence DNA encodes these proteins:
- the LOC123169179 gene encoding metallothionein-like protein 1: protein MSCSCGSSCGCGSNCNCGKMYPNSEKSGATMQATAVVLGVRPAKVQFEEAAESGEAAHSCSCGASCKCDPCNC from the exons ATGTCTTGCAGCTGTGGATCAAGCTGCGGCTGCGGCTCAAACTGCAACTGCGG CAAGATGTACCCTAACTCGGAGAAGAGCGGCGCCACCATGCaggccaccgccgtcgtcctcggcGTCAGGCCCGCGAAGGTGCAGTTCGAGGAGGCCGCCGAGTCCGGTGAGGCCGCCCACAGCTGCAGCTGCGGCGCCAGCTGCAAGTGCGACCCTTGCAACTGCTAA